The DNA segment ATGAAGATCGAAGATCAGTCGCGGCGTGAGTTTTATGGACGTGAATGTGCTGAAGCGGCCTGGAGTGTTCGTCAATTGGAGCGGCAGATAAACTCGTTCCTTTATGAACGTCTGCTCGCCACACAAAAAAGCGGAGCTGAAAGCGTGAAAAACGAAATTCACACGCTTGAACCGAAAAATGATCCCGATTATATCCTCAAAGACCCCTATATTTTGGAGTTTTTGGATTTGAAAGAAAATCGTGATTATCACGAAAACGATTTGGAACAGGCTTTAATCAACAAACTGCAAGAGTTTTTGCTCGAACTTGGAAAGGGCTTTTCATTTGTGGCACGCCAAAAGCGGATAACAATTGAGGGCGACCATTACTATGTCGATCTCGTTTTTTACAACTATATCCTTAAATGCTTTGTAGTCATCGATTTAAAGGCAGGAAAGCTGACTTATCAAGATGTCGGCCAAATGGACTTCTATGTCCGATATTTTGAGGATAAGGTGAAATTGCCGGGTGATAATCCCACCATAGGGATTATTCTCTGCACCGACAAAAACGATACGATGGCAAAATACTCTGTGCTGTCAGATAATGAAAATCTGTTTGCCTCAAAATATATGCTCTATCTTCCCACAGAGGAAGAATTGAAGCACGAATTAAAACGTGAACGCGAGCTTATTGAGCGTCAGAAGGCCATGGACGAGGGGGCAGACAAATGAGTGCCCTTACAAAGCATTCACGCATTATGGAGATACTGGAGCGAGAAACGGGAGGACACAGCTACAAATCTCACAAATACAGCCTTGACGATTCAGAGCGCTCCCCTGTCGAATATGGGGAATCAGGGAAGTCGACGCAGTGGACACGGCGTGGGGAAACAAAGGATATTAGAACAACTACGATTATATGATTGGTGTATCAAAGAGATTCAATCCTGAAATGTGTCTCATGTTAGGTGATAAACCGAATCCCGGATTTATCGCCAAGTTGCCATTATATCATCGGACTCCAGTGGCGTACTTTACAGATCCCGAAAGATGATTCAACTGTTAACGATGTCCTCCAATATTACTGCATAAAGCGGTATAACGAAATACCTGAGTTAGTCGCTGAAGATTGAGCTTGTTTAATCTCACCGACTTTATGAGAAAAAATAATTTGGTCTCTGACTTTATGAACGAAGTCGCCCGGACCGCAACATTCTAAAGAGACCTCTCCCGATCACCCTCCCGGGAGTGTGGCCGCATGGACTATCTGGAGGAGTTTCCCGTTCTCGTCATCGACGACGAACTGCACTCGGATACCGCGGAAGGCCGGGCGTCGCGGGAGATCGTGATAGAACTGAAACATGAGGACTTCCCCGTCATCGAGGCTCTGACCGCCCGGGACGGGATCCATGCGTTCCTCTCGCACCCCCACGCGAGCTGCATCGTCATCGACTGGGAACTCTCCCCCGAGACGGCGGACGGCACGCTCACCGCCGCAGACGTCATCACCCTCATCCGGGAGAGGAACCCGAAAGTCCCGATATTCTTAAACACCGAGAAACTGGCGATCTCTGCCATACCGCTCTCCGTCATATCCCGGATCGACGGGTATATCTGGAAGCTCGAAGATACTCCCGGCTTCATCGCCGGCCACATCAAGCGGGCGGCAGCGAACTATCTCGCCGACGTACTCCCGCCGTTCTTCCGGGGAATGATGGACTACGTCGAGGAGTACAAATACTCCTGGCACACGCCGGGGCACATGGGCGGCGTCGCGTTCCTCAAGAACGCCGCCGGCCGGATCTTCTACAACTTCTTTGGGGAGAACGCTCTCCGGGCCGACCTCTCTGCCTCGGTGCCGGAACTCGGTTCGCTCCTGGAGCACTCCGGCGCCGTCGGGGAGGCGGAGCGGAAGGCCGCGGAGGTCTTCGGGGCAGACCGGACTTACTTCGTCACCGGCGGCACGTCGGCCGCGAACAAGATCGTCTGGCTCAGCACCGTTACCAGCGGCGATGTCGTTCTGGTGGACCGGAACTGCCACAAGTCCGTGATGCACGCGATCATCATGACCGGCGCCGTCCCGATTTACCTCATCCCGTCCCGGAACGAGTACGGGATCATCGGCCCCATCATGAGCCGCGAGTTCCGCCCGGAGGTCATCGCGGAGAAGGTCCGGAACTGCCCGCTCATCGAGGAACCCGCGTCGCGGACGGTCAGGATGGCCGCGATCACGAACTCCACCTACGACGGGATCTGCTACAGTACGGAGAGGATCGAGGAGCACCTGCGCGACCGTGTTCCATACCTCCATTACGACGAGGCGTGGTTCGGCTACGCCCGGTTCCATCCCCTCTATGCCGGCCGGTTCGGGATGCACCCAACCGACGAGGTCGGGCCGACGGTCTTTGCCACCCAGTCGACCCACAAAGTTCTCGCCGCATTCTCGCAGGGCTCGATGCTCCACGTCAGGCAGGACCGGGGTCCCGTCGACCACCCGCGGTTCAACGAGGCGTTCATGATGCTCACCTCGACCTCTCCCCAGTACACCATCATTGCGTCGCTCGACGTCGCCGCCAGGATGATGGCCGGGCACTCGGGGAGGTTTCTCGTCGAAGAGGCGATCGAGGAGGCGATCGTCTTTAGAAAGAAGATGGTGACGGTGGCCGAAGAGATCCGGGCAGGAAGTCGGGCCGGGGAGGACTACTGGTGGTTCACCGTCTGGCAGCCCGACTGCATCATGGACGAGGAGACGGAGAGGCCGCTTGGTGAGGCGGACGCTGCGCTCCTCCGGGAGCACGCCGGCTGCTGGCTCTTAAACCCCCACGATACGTGGCACGGCTTTCCGGGCATCGAGGAGGGGTACGCCATGCTCGACCCGATCAAGGTGACGATCCTCACCCCGGGGATCGGGCCGGGCGGAAGGATGGAGGAGCGGGGGATACCGGCGGCCGTCGTCACGAAGTACCTCAGGAAGAGCGGGATCGTCGTCGAGAAGACCGGGTACTACTCGTTTTTGGTCCTCTTCACGCTCGGGATCACCAAGGGCAAGTCCGGGACGCTGCTTGCGGAACTCTTCCAGTTCAAGGCCCTCTACGACCGCAACAGCCCGCTCGAGGAGGTCTTCCCCGATCTCGTGCGGGAACACCCGGCCCGGTACTCCGGGCGGGGGCTCGCCGACCTCTGCCGGGAGATGCACGGCTACCTGCGGGACGGGTCGATCGCCGGGACGCTCAGGAACGTCTACGCGACGCTGCCGGAACCGGTGATGACGCCTGCGGAGGCATACCGCCACCTGGTGCGCGGGGAGGTGGCGCCGGTGCCGGCAGGCGAGATCGAGGGGAGGACGGTCGCGGTGATGGTCGTCCCCTACCCGCCCGGGATCCCGGTCATCATGCCGGGGGAGCGGTGCGGGGCGGCCACGCGGGCGATCGTCGATTACCTCGTCTCCCTGCAGGAGTTCGACGCCCTCTTCCCCGGGTTCGAGAGCGAGGTGCACGGGGTGGATGTTGTCGTGGCAGAGGACGGGCAGAGGGTCTACTACGTCTACTGCGTTACGGAGTGACGGGTGGGGTCACTTCCGCACCCTGCCGCGGGCGAGCGAGGCGAAGATGCTCAGGGTGCAGAAGGCGGCGAAGACGAGGAAGATCGCGGTCGCGAGGAGGTGGACAGGTGGACGAGGCTACGATACTGAGCGAGACGGCGTCGAGAGCGAACTCAGCGGCGATGGATGGGAGCGCGATGTTCACTGCCGAGCCCATAAACGGAGTGACCACGCGCTGAGTGCAGGGTGGTCGGGATGATGCCGGATCACCTGCCGGGAGGTACGGTACTGGGCAGGAACCTGTCCGGGAGAGAACAATGAAGGGGAGAGGAGCGGGTTAGCCAGTGGTACTCTTTTACGCTAACTGATAACATATGCAAATTATTTACACGTCCGGGTTTTATTGGAGAAAGAGCCCTGGTTCCGTCGTGAGTAATCTCTTGCTTCAACGGTTATTTTTCGGAAAAGCCCCTTGAGGTGGGGTTTAGTATTCCGCGCAACACCTTCCCCGCACTGCGCTTGTCCTTCAGAAAGGTGCGGAGTGGACGATTCCCGGCGAAATGCCCGTGAATCTACATGTTATTCCAGAGACGCTCGGGTGATCTCTCACGCACCGAGATCGACGTACTTCTTGCGTATATAAAACGTGTAAAGAAATTGGACAGAATTTTTATACGGAGGTCTTCCGATGTCTCATCGGTGGATTCTGATGAAGATCAGTCGCATTATAGGACTTCTGGCTGCCGTCGCCTTCATCGTGCCGGTGGTTTCAGCTGCAGGTATCGGAAACGAAAATGACGGAGTCGCGGGACTTCTCTCGCAGGCGGACGGGTACGGAACCCGTGAGTATTTTACGATTACACAGGGGGAGACTGATACTCATCTGCTCAATGTACCAGCTGGGATGTCCTTACTGAATGTTTACTTAAACTGGTTTACCCCGGACCACTCCCTGAGATTAGAGATCTACAGACCGGATGGGAGCCTGTATGGTTCGTACCATGACAATTATGGTGGACGTCTGGATGGGCGGATTCGTGTAGATATAAGCAGCCCTGTATCAGGTACCTGGAGACTTGAAGTGCATGGCGAGAGTGTGACAGGAACCATTCCGTATATTTTGAATTGCAATGCTTATGCTTAAATGATTACCTCTCACACGCTTTCAACAAAGCCGAACACCTACCAGGCCAAACCTTTTTACTGATACCGGTTTTATATAAATCCATGGTCACGCGGGTGCGGATTGCCGGAATCGCTCTGGCCATCTTCTGCCTCGCACTGCTGCCGTCTGCCGCATGTGCTACTGTCGTTCAGAACGCATATCCGGAGAAGGTGCCGTTGGATCCTATGCCGGTGTACGTCTGGAATCTCCCCCTGGAGATTGTTATTCTCGGACTCGTATCCATATTCGTTCCGGTGCTCTTTATCCCGATGCAACTTGTATTCTCGCTGCTCACATGGTTGCATTTCGGCCATAAGAGGGTCCTGCACAATAACGTCCTTGAGAACGAAACCCGGAATGCAATGTACCTATGCATACGCGATAATCCGGGAATCAATACAAGCTCTCTCTCCCGGTTGCTCGGGATGAATATTGGAACCCTCCGCTACCATGTAGAGATGTTATGCAAGATGGGAACGGTCGTCCCCGAGCCGAACTGCAGTGGTATGAGATATTACGTCAGCACGGGCGCCTGTCCCGGTCTGGAACGAAAGGTGGCGGGATATCTCAACGAGCAGTCGAAGAGTCGGATACTCAATATCGTTTTGCAACACCCGGGAAGCACGAGAAAAGAGATCGCGTCCCGGCTCATAATGTCGGGCGCGAACGTCACCTGGCATATGAAACCGCTGCTCCGGGATGGTATTGTCAGAGACGAGAAGAAAGGACGGTTCATACACTACTACCTCTGCGCCGATGCGAAAGAGTGTGTACAAGCCCACGGATCGTGGAAGCCCGCGATCGCCGGGGGGCGTGTGTCCGGCACCGGTATCTGATTGCCGTTCGACAGTTCTCCATAACTACACCGTTTGCCCCTTTTCCCGGATCGCCCCGCGGCTTATCGAGGATGCGTTCAGAGTCTCCGGGCGCCGCCTGCACGTCATGCATGGACGACGGAGTCGGCCCGGGCGATCTCCTGCTCGGGAAAGAGGATGATGTGATCCGATATGCTCTCTGCGGTCGTAATCCCGCCCGACTGCTCGATCTCCAGGAAGATCTCGATCATATGCCGGGAGGCTTCGGAAGAGAACGTGGCCTCCTTCAGGGGACGAAGCGATCCGTCCGCGAAGGCGTACAGGTCGCCGTTGGTTTTGTTGTAGGTCATTGGACCGTCGTGTTTGAACGTCGTGAGCGTTATGTTGTATTCTCCGTGAATAAGATCGTCAAACTCGATCCTGTCGACCTCGCGTAATATGGCGAGGGGATGTACCCCCTGCATGGGGAAGTCAAATACCTGGTCGTTATAATATACGTTGCCGCTCTGGTGGACATATATCTCGTACGCGTGCTCCTCCCCGTCTACGTAGCCGATCCAGTGGAGTTCGGTGCACTGCACTGTTCCGTCTTTGTCGATATACTGGTTCAGCTGGATGAGCACGGCCGACTCGTTCGAAAACGCCTGCTCCTGTACGAACGTATTCCAGAGGTCAACCAGGTCGGGTCGGCACTCCCGGGAGTCGAAAGAGATATGCATCTCTCCCTTGGTGACCTCGGGCTGCTCGGGCATGTAGAAGTAATGCACAAAGACGAGAGCGATGAGGATACTCCAGATGACAATCTGGCTCCTTTTCATGGGACCTCCGGATAGGAGCGTTCTGGTTTCGACGGGTTTTTGTACAGGTTGAAGGTACTGTCGCTCATGGCTGATACAGTTTATGCAATCGGCCGGCAGGCCTGCCTGTCCATCGACAGAACCCAGTAGTTCGGGTGCAGGGCGCGCGCAAGTGCGGCAGTCTGAGGCTGCTGCGTCCTGTACGGCATTACCGCCGTGAGAATGGGTTCTCTCCTGTGCCCTCGTCTTCCGGGGAGGGTTCTCTCCGTTCATTTTCGGCAAATATCTGCCGACGTGTAAAGAAATTGGACAGAATTTCTAAATAGATCACTGTTCATGTCATTGTGTGGATGCTTCAGAGCGGCGTCTGCAAAAGATGTGGGGCTACCCATCCCTGGTTGACGACCGGATGACGCGCCCCGCATGCCCGGAGGCATGACGATCTGGGCTTTCGAACTGTAAAAGCGTTGCGTCGTGCCTCCACCAATCTACACGGAGGTGAACAATGCAACCAAAAACAATCGGGGGATTGCCCATCGTTCTGGCACTCCTCCTCGCGGGAATGGTAACTGTGCCGACGGTGAGCGCACAGACAGGTATCGAAGGTTCGTTTGATCTGCAGACCTATCGAGCGGAAGCACTCGAACACGTATCCGCGCAGGAGGGCATTCCCGTAGGAGAGTTAACCATCATAAACGAGGCTTTTGCCGCATTCCCCCTTACGGGCCGGACCCTCTGGGGGGCAAAGATACTGGACGAAAAGTCGTCCGCTATCTACGGGATTTATCTGGACGAAGAGGGGAAGGCTGCCGATATCGATGCTGTCAGAGAGGCCGAAGCGGCTGAAAGCAGCAAACGATACGGAAAACTGGACCCGGAACTTGCGGATCGCGTCTCAACCATGCGCTCCGACGAGAAGGTCGTCGTCTGGATCTGGTTAACAGAGCCCTCCATGGACCGGTCGCGGTTCCAGGGCAACCTGAGCGAGGAGCAGCACCAGGAACTACTGAGCCTGCAGAGGACCGCGTATGCCGCCCACGAGGCGCCGGTGATCGACTTCCTGAAGGAACAGGACTCGACCGTGGTCTATGCCAGCCAGTACGCCCCGGTGGTCTTCGCGGAGGTCTCCAGGGAGGCGATCCAGGACCTGAGCAAGCGGTCGGACGTCGTATCGCTGGACATCACCCGGAGCTACGAACCTGCGCTCAATAGTGCAGCGCCGACCGTGAAGGCAGACGTCGTCTGGGGAAGAGGGAAGACCGGCACCGGCATCAAGGTCGCGATTGTGGAAGTGCCGGAGTCGGGTGAAAGTTCAAGAGTAGAATTCTCAAACCCCTACCTGCCTGACGGATCAGCGTATCGCCCCGATCTGCCCGTGAGTTCCCATGCAACCGAAGTGGCCGGTATCGTTGCAAGTACCCACTCAACGTACAAGGGCATCTCCTACGGTGTACCGGCACTGCTTTCAGCGAATGCCAACACAGGGTATGATTCTAGTATTGTCCCTGCAACGGAATGGGCGATAACACAGGGTGCGAACATTCTCAGTTGTAGTCTCGGCAGAAACACATCGAGGGAACTCGACAGTCTAGCCCAATACTACGATCATGTCGTCTGGAGCAATCACCTGACTGTGGTTGCCGCCGCAGGCAACTCGCCCGACGACGGTAAGGTAAAGTCCCCGGGACTCGCGTACAACGTCGTTGCCGTTGGCGCTTTTGATGATGGAGACACATCGACCTGGACAGACGATGCCATGCTGGGAAACTCCGGCTATAACGATCCGATATCGCAGCACGGTGATCGAGAGAAACCGGAAGTAGCCGCCGTTGGGGCCGGGATGATATCCACACTAGCTGCCAGCCCCTGGGTCGGTTATTGCGACGACTTTGGAACAAGTTATGCCACACCGGCAGTATCCGGCGAGGCCGCCCTGCTGATGCACCGGCAGAGCCAGCTCACGTCCTGGCCGGAAGCCATCAAGGCCGCCATCATGGCGGGAGCGATCCACAACATCGAGGGTGCCAGCAGGTTGAGCGACCGCGACGGCGCGGGAGGGATCGACTGTTCGATCGCCGACGACACTATCTCGAACAACCGCTGGTGGGCGAACACCGTGACCTACGGCGACTTCCCGAAGACCTACGTCCTGAGCGGCATCCCCGCCGGGAAGAAGGTCAGGGTCGTCGCCGCGTGGGACTCGCATCCGCCGGATCTACACCCCCCCTACGGCACGATCAACGATCCGCTGCAATCCGACTTCGATCTCCTCATCTACGATCCGAACGGCGAGCGGGTTGAAGTCTCGTCGTCCTACGACAACAACTACGAGATCGGCCAGTTCGAGACGGAAATGAGCGGGAACTATCAGGCGAGGGTTGTTAAATACCGGTTCGAAGACGCATCCGAGCGTCTCGCGCTGGCCTACAGCATCAGCGACCCCTGAACCCACTTATTTTTGTATACACGCTAACGAAGGGACTGCAATGAAGTTGCACACTTACTCATACATCGCGACGATAATCCTCGCCGTCCTCGCGAGCGCCGGGTGCCTGGGACCGGCCGATACCAACCTGACCGCAAACGTCACGCTGGAACCGACACCGGAGCCCTGCGAGACGTGCACCGTCCCCGAAGGATTCTGCGGCCCGCCCGCGGTCTGCCCGGGGGAGCCGGTGGACGGCGTCTATGCCTTCACGGACAAGAACGTCTACCACATCGGGGAGGTGGTGGAGTTCGGCATCGTCAACTGCGGCGATGAGCCGGTGGAATTCGGCAGCCCACGCCCATGGTGGATTGACAGATGGGTCACGAACGAATCAGGATGCATGCCGGGCAATTGCACCGGCGGCACGTGGGAGCTCGTCGGCAATGCGGGATGTGCTCCGACCGTGGTGTGCTTCCTCGACCCCGGAGAGAACTGGACGGTGCGGTGGGATACTTCAGGGGCGAACCAAAGTGAGACCATAGACATGGGGGCGGACAACCCCACTCCCGGGATATACTGCATCTGGTACGAAGGCGGCTACGCCAAGGAGTTCGAGTTCGTGTGAGCGTAACGGCGGCACAGGCATGCTACGGCTTCCGTGTGCGGATGCGCTGCGGCAGCAACGCAGACGGGGTTGCCGATGGTGGACACTAGTGTACCTTATACGGCGGCGCCGTGATAAGGGTTTCATCTCCAGAAAGGGGATCAAACCCCTCACTTTTGGCAAAAACCTGCCGACGTGTAAATGAATCGGACAGAATTTCTAAATAGATCGCCGCTCACGTCATTGTGTGGATGCTTCAGAGCGGCGTCTGCAAAAGATGTGGGGCTACCCATCCCTGGTTGACGACCGGATGACGCGCCCCGCATGCCCGGAGGCAAAGGGAACGTACGCATTCTGCGTACTTAAGGTTGTGCCTCTTTTGCCTCCTGGGAAAGAAACAGGAGGAAAGCAAATGGCGTCCCTTGCATACTCCATCAACCAGATATTCTGGCTCCCTGTCCTTGTCATCCTCGGCCTGCTTCTGACGCGCATCGTCTTCATCGATGGTGGGGAGCGCCACATCACCTTCGCACGATCGGCCATCTTCTACCTCGGAGCAACTGGGATCGTCCTTCTGCGCTACCTGGTACTGGGGTACCCCGTTCTCCCCCTCCTCCAGGCAATCGCGCTTGTTGGTATCGTTGCTTTTCCCATCCTCTATATCTGGGAACGACGGCGCGCACCGGAGGGAGCGGATTGATGGCTGATGGATGACCAGCAGAGTGATCGATGTGTTCTGCGCACCCCTGTGAGAGGTAGAGGGCTCATGACCGTAAAGGCAGTGCAGGTACTGGCCGCTCTGCTCATCGCATGCACTCTGTGCATTCCTGCAGTCGCGGCCTCAACGATCCCCCTCGAATACTAACACATGGACCGGTGCCCGGACTGCAAACTGACTGATCCGCTGATTGCGGACCTGGAAAGCACCTACGACGGCGCCCTCACGATCGAATGGATCGACGTCGAGACTGTGGACAGTTGGGAGCGATGGAACGCGTACGCATTTCTCGAAGTCCCGGCCGTAGTCGTGAACGGCACCGTCACAATTCCCAAAGAGGAGATCACCGACGAGAACCTCAGGGCGGCGATCGAGCAGTCCCTTGCCGGTGCTGAGCCGCAGGAGAACTCGCCGCCGATTAACTGGAATATCCCGTTTGCATTCTCCCTGGGCCTTTTCTCCGGGTTCTCACCCTGCCTGATGGCAATACTCGGATTCATACTGGTGTACGTCACCGGGTCGGGCAAAGGGCTGAGAAGCAGTCTCCTGAACTCTGTAATATTCGGTCTGGGGCTGGTAGCCGCGTATATCGTCCTGGGGTGCTGCTTCCTGCTGGCAGGGATGTCCCTTGGTGGTTTCGGTCCGTACCTCGCCGTCGCGGCAGGACTGATCACGATACTCACCGGGGTGAACCTGCTTGGGTTGATAAAACTCCCGATCTCCGCGGACGACTACGTTAAGTCATCCATACGGAAGCATGCAACCACGCTTGCCGGGTTGTTCATTCTGGGCATGATATTTTCAATCGTCAAGGCCCCGTGCGCCGCACCGATGCTCCTCGTCCTGCTGAGCAGAATCCTGATCGACGGCACCGTACAGGATTTATCGCTCCTGCTGGTCTTCGGAGCCGGGGTGCTCACGCCGTTTCTCGGCGTCGGAGTCCTCGGTGGATACGCCTCATCAAGCAGGATACGGGAGTACAGGGACGTTATTCGAGCGGGAAGCGGGATCCTGTTGATAGGATTCGGGGTCTGGCTCATCTTCTGGGGGTAAACACTGCTGGATCAGCAGATACCCATCCTCCGGATCGACTGGCGTACCTTGCACGATCTTCCTTGCCGCGAGAATATCCGTTACCCTGCACCTGCATCCTTCAGGATGAGACCGAATGCCTCATTTTTGCAAGCAGTCGATGGACGTGTAAAGAAAAAGGACAGAAAACATAAATGCCCAGACGTCTAGGCTAGAGTGCGGAGGCTCAAAACAGCGTTCGCAAAATCGCGGAGGCTCAAAACAGCGTTCGCAAAATCGCGGAGGCTCAAAACAGCGTTCGCAAAACCGCGGAGGCTCACCCTATCCGTCCAAGACCGGATGAGCTCCCCACTGCCCGAAGGTAAAGGGAACGTACGCGTTCTGCTTACTTAAGGTTGTGCCTCTTTTGCCTCCGGGAAAAGAAGCTGGAGGAAAAACAAATGAATGGAAACATTGGAATGCGGGCACTCTCCGCGCTCCTGGCAATGCTGCTGGTGAGCGCGGGTGTTGTGCCGGTAATGGCTTGCAACCCCCTTGAACCAGGAGCCTGCACCGGTTACTCGTTTACCGAGAGCAGTGGTGTTGTGGATGACTCCAAGGGGGCAGGGTTATGCTGAGATCACTCAAACTATTTTTTAGTTTTCTGGCCCTTTTTATAGTCGCTACAGTTATCCGGTTCGGCGCTCTGATCTGGTATCCGGAATACATAGATCCGGCACACCTGTTATCATCGATATTGCTTGGACTGGCCGTAATTCCCATAGTTCTCATAGTCCTGCTCTCACGTTCCTTCACCGCCAAATTTACTGCTGCAAATCTCAGCCCTCGCGCTACACGTTTGCTCGCGATCATGGCCTCTGCTTTATTTGCTGTTATGACGTTCCTGGGGATTTACTATGGAAATCCGCCGCCGTTGTGATGGCGAAGGAGCCACTATGTTAAAAAAAGGGATTAACATGATAGATCATCCATCCTCCATCGATGGGAAATATTTAGGAGTTTGTGACGAATATGGGACCCTGTATACCGCCTTCGCCCGGGCGCTGGGCATCCCGACGCGGTTCCTGTCGTTCACCATGGAAGAAGTTGCTACCGGCAATGTATCGGGGCATGCCACTGCGGAGTCGTGGAATGGAAATGTCTGGATACACTCGGATCCGACATGGAATGTATTTGACAATCCACAGGTTTACAGGACGGCAGGAAATGATCACATCAACATTACGGTCTACGGTGACGCCGACGACTCCTATTACACACAGGATCCAAACGACCCGACCGGCGACGGCATTCTCAGGTACGAAGATTTCAGAACACAGATCTTCCTCGGTGAGGTTCCGAGGTACAATTAACCCTTTTTATGACGAGAAGTCTCACCCTCCTGGCGTTCGGGCTCATCCTTGCGGTGCTCGTCGGCAGTATCCCTGCAAGTGCGGTAGTGACGCCCCTCCCCGGGCAGGGGAACCAGACCCATATCCTTTATGGGGTCCACCCAAATGCGAAGACCAACGAGACGATCACCGCATTCATCGCTGAACATGGGGAGATCTGGTGGCATGAGAGCACGTACAACCACACGCATGAGTACGTGTACATCGTGCCGGCGAACGCCTGCGAAGAACAGCTCGTCTATTTAAACAAGATTAGAGCCGATGAACACGGCGGCGAACAGTCCATCGGGCAAATCTGGATTATCGGCTGCGATGAGGCGCTGCCCCTGGCCGCGGAACTCACCTTCCCGAAGATTTTTGCGAAGTACCCGGCGCTCAGCAACGACGGCGGGGTGCGGTCGTACGTCGAGAATCAATCCCCCAACCGCTATGAGGAGATCACGTCCAAACCTTCTCGGGCGCAGGTCTACTTCATCAACGATACCGGCGTGTTCACGGAGTACATCGTCGACCTCTCGGGAGGAGAGATCGTCTCCACCACCTACATCTCGGAAGAGAA comes from the Methanoculleus marisnigri JR1 genome and includes:
- a CDS encoding PGF-CTERM sorting domain-containing protein; protein product: MTRSLTLLAFGLILAVLVGSIPASAVVTPLPGQGNQTHILYGVHPNAKTNETITAFIAEHGEIWWHESTYNHTHEYVYIVPANACEEQLVYLNKIRADEHGGEQSIGQIWIIGCDEALPLAAELTFPKIFAKYPALSNDGGVRSYVENQSPNRYEEITSKPSRAQVYFINDTGVFTEYIVDLSGGEIVSTTYISEENLTVGRAEAEAQAISGQSPGACVENVVLKVYDSDRIVWEITVRAGRETDIVQVPSDLAPGQSLRTTTPGFETILAAFGVGMSFVLYRKRR